A genome region from Alkalibaculum bacchi includes the following:
- a CDS encoding polyphosphate polymerase domain-containing protein, giving the protein MEEKYYRNEYKHSISQETRITLHSRLKKFLPMDVHSQGKSYLIKNLYFDTLYDDALNEKLNGDPYREKFRIRCYNNDYNYIRLEKKVKEIRKGYKLSTKLAKKDIQKILLGDIEFLKDKDDSLQKEFYVKMKTKVLLPKIIIQYQREAYTFRPGNTRITLDYNIRCSINPTDFFNDTLSYLEIEPHKCVLEVKFDHFLPEIIRDLIQVNETTSTANSKYASGRLFTLNA; this is encoded by the coding sequence TTGGAAGAAAAATATTACCGAAATGAATACAAACACTCCATTTCACAGGAAACTCGAATAACACTACACTCAAGATTAAAAAAATTCCTTCCTATGGATGTACATTCTCAAGGAAAAAGCTATCTCATTAAAAACTTATATTTTGACACCTTATACGATGATGCTTTAAACGAAAAATTAAATGGAGACCCTTATAGGGAAAAATTTAGGATTAGGTGCTATAACAATGATTACAATTATATTCGATTAGAAAAAAAGGTCAAGGAGATACGAAAAGGATATAAGCTCAGCACAAAGCTGGCAAAAAAGGATATCCAAAAGATCCTTTTAGGAGATATTGAATTTCTTAAAGACAAAGACGACTCACTACAAAAAGAGTTCTATGTAAAAATGAAGACAAAAGTATTACTCCCTAAAATTATTATCCAATACCAAAGAGAGGCTTATACCTTTAGACCTGGAAACACGAGAATAACACTAGACTACAATATTCGGTGTAGCATTAATCCTACAGATTTTTTTAATGATACACTATCTTACCTAGAAATAGAACCACATAAGTGTGTTCTCGAGGTAAAGTTTGATCACTTTTTACCGGAAATCATTAGAGACTTAATACAAGTAAATGAAACCACAAGCACAGCAAATTCAAAATACGCATCAGGTAGACTTTTTACCCTTAATGCATAA
- a CDS encoding DUF4956 domain-containing protein: MNFNDILKSSFLERVSDFSIIDATIALIGAFGIGLFIYFIYKKTFSGVMYSKPFNTSLVLLTMLTTFIILAVTSNIVLSLGMVGALSIVRFRTAIKDPLDLVFLFWAIGSGIILGAGLLPLAILGSFFIGIVLIGFQMSSPKECPYILMIECKNEITEVSCSELIKTKCNKHKIKSKAITDGTIELIYEVRIKNNDTVFLNELSALHGVNHATLVSYNGEYAT; this comes from the coding sequence ATGAATTTTAACGATATTTTAAAATCAAGTTTTTTAGAAAGGGTAAGCGACTTTTCTATTATAGATGCAACCATTGCTCTAATAGGCGCTTTTGGCATTGGTCTATTTATATATTTTATTTACAAAAAAACATTCTCAGGTGTTATGTACTCAAAGCCGTTTAACACTTCCCTTGTGCTTTTAACCATGCTCACAACCTTTATTATACTTGCAGTGACAAGCAATATTGTATTATCTCTTGGAATGGTAGGCGCTTTATCCATTGTAAGATTTAGAACTGCCATTAAAGACCCACTGGATTTAGTATTTTTATTCTGGGCAATTGGGTCAGGAATCATCCTCGGGGCTGGTTTACTTCCTTTAGCCATATTAGGATCTTTTTTCATAGGGATTGTGTTAATAGGCTTTCAAATGTCTAGTCCTAAAGAATGCCCTTATATTCTTATGATTGAATGCAAAAATGAGATTACAGAAGTATCCTGTTCAGAGCTTATAAAAACAAAGTGCAATAAGCATAAGATAAAGAGTAAAGCTATCACTGATGGAACGATTGAATTAATTTATGAAGTCCGAATAAAAAATAATGATACTGTTTTTTTAAATGAACTTTCTGCCTTACATGGGGTAAACCATGCTACACTGGTAAGCTATAATGGCGAATACGCTACCTAA
- a CDS encoding carbohydrate-binding domain-containing protein gives MLLKRFNNKIYKALVLSILCVLIFSSCTPKTTNNANTSNSSSSISVNFSEEELNDEWSQEDSDSIVLKGDSIESDGDGAIVKDNILTIVSGGTYVISGTLNDGQILINSKDEETVRVILNGANINCSDNSPIYVVNSDKTILTLAKNTKNTLTDGKTYTLESGSDEPNAALFSKDDLTINGEGSLTVTGNYKNGISSKDELKIVSGNISVQAAEDGIRGRDFIAVKNGTITIQATSDGMQSNNDQNSSKGFVYIENGEVDIEAGNDGIQGETKVLVKNGDINIKTGGGNENGVSHEGGQRMGFSTNTKDINNTDLEDRAPQRIPPSGEYPQNIMPDDSKPDNPISQDENAQTTDTQSAKGIKAGVDITIDSGNMTIDSADDAIHSNDSLTINGGEIQIHSGDDGIHSDGSLTLNNGTVHIQKSYEGIESSSIAINDGSFHIASSDDGINTAGGNDGSSINGRPGQNNFDSDDGSHLEINGGEVIVNADGDGIDVNGTATINDGLIIVNGPTNDGNGSLDYAGSLDVNGGILVTAGSAGMAQAPSSSSKQNSIKINLDSVQSKGTLIHVEDEKGKNILTFTPAEDYQCVILSSPTIKGGSTYTIYTGGKSTGEAKDGYYSGGTYSDGTKLGSIKIENIVTEYGTSSGNMQGGGRPNDGFSGKQRTPGQKPNMNGQTGNEESSTQGPTTPSIDSNL, from the coding sequence ATGCTATTAAAAAGATTTAATAATAAGATATATAAGGCATTGGTTCTCTCAATTCTCTGTGTATTGATCTTTAGTTCTTGTACTCCTAAGACTACAAATAATGCTAATACATCAAATAGCTCCTCTTCAATCTCCGTAAATTTTAGTGAAGAAGAATTAAATGATGAATGGAGCCAAGAAGATTCCGATTCTATTGTACTAAAGGGAGATTCTATTGAAAGTGATGGAGATGGTGCTATTGTTAAAGATAATATACTAACTATCGTATCAGGTGGAACTTACGTTATTTCAGGTACTCTAAATGACGGTCAAATTTTAATTAATTCTAAAGATGAGGAAACGGTTAGAGTGATTTTAAATGGAGCAAATATAAATTGTAGCGATAATTCACCTATCTATGTAGTGAACTCTGATAAGACGATTCTTACTTTAGCAAAGAACACGAAAAACACCCTTACAGATGGTAAAACATATACATTAGAGTCTGGTAGTGATGAGCCTAATGCGGCTCTATTTAGTAAAGATGATTTAACCATAAATGGTGAAGGGTCCCTTACTGTCACTGGAAATTACAAAAACGGCATTTCCTCTAAAGATGAACTGAAAATTGTAAGCGGAAATATCTCCGTACAAGCAGCAGAAGATGGCATACGAGGAAGAGATTTTATTGCTGTAAAAAACGGTACGATTACCATACAGGCGACAAGTGATGGGATGCAATCAAATAATGATCAAAATTCCTCAAAAGGATTTGTTTACATTGAAAATGGAGAGGTCGATATTGAAGCAGGAAATGACGGAATTCAAGGGGAAACAAAAGTACTTGTAAAAAATGGAGACATAAATATCAAAACAGGAGGCGGCAATGAAAATGGCGTCAGCCATGAAGGTGGACAAAGAATGGGGTTTAGTACAAATACAAAAGATATCAATAATACGGATTTAGAAGACAGAGCTCCCCAAAGAATTCCTCCAAGTGGTGAGTACCCACAAAACATTATGCCTGATGATTCAAAGCCAGATAATCCTATATCACAAGATGAGAATGCTCAAACGACAGACACACAAAGTGCTAAGGGCATCAAGGCGGGAGTAGATATTACTATAGATAGTGGCAATATGACTATAGACTCTGCTGATGATGCCATTCATTCTAACGATAGCTTAACCATAAATGGTGGAGAAATCCAGATTCATTCTGGAGATGATGGAATTCATTCCGATGGATCACTCACACTAAATAATGGTACTGTTCATATTCAAAAGAGTTATGAAGGAATTGAAAGTTCATCTATTGCCATTAATGACGGATCTTTTCATATCGCATCTAGCGATGATGGAATAAATACAGCTGGAGGAAATGATGGTTCTTCAATAAATGGAAGACCTGGTCAAAATAATTTTGACTCAGATGATGGTAGCCATCTTGAAATCAATGGTGGTGAAGTAATCGTAAATGCAGATGGGGATGGCATCGATGTAAATGGAACGGCTACTATAAATGATGGCCTTATAATAGTAAATGGACCTACAAATGATGGAAATGGTTCCTTAGACTACGCTGGTTCTTTAGATGTAAATGGAGGGATACTCGTCACAGCAGGCAGCGCCGGAATGGCACAAGCACCTAGTAGCTCTTCAAAACAAAATAGCATCAAAATCAATTTAGATTCCGTTCAATCAAAAGGTACCTTAATACACGTAGAAGACGAAAAAGGCAAAAACATCTTAACCTTTACACCTGCAGAAGATTACCAATGCGTAATTCTTTCATCCCCTACTATTAAAGGTGGTTCTACCTATACCATTTATACAGGAGGAAAATCTACAGGTGAAGCAAAGGATGGATACTACTCGGGAGGCACCTATTCAGACGGGACAAAGCTTGGCAGTATCAAAATCGAAAATATCGTTACAGAATACGGTACCTCTTCGGGAAATATGCAAGGAGGTGGTAGACCAAATGATGGTTTTTCTGGAAAGCAAAGAACTCCTGGACAAAAACCAAATATGAATGGCCAAACCGGTAACGAAGAATCTTCAACGCAAGGACCTACTACCCCTAGTATAGATAGCAATCTGTAA
- a CDS encoding catalase — protein sequence MDNKKQEQLEQFKVDDSDKVLTTNHGLPLSEDEFSLKAGERGPTLMEDFHFREKITHFDHERIPERVVHARGTGVHGEFTLYESMANYTKAGFLQDPNVKTPVFVRFSTVAGFRGSADTVRDVRGFAVKFYTQEGNYDLVSNNMPVFFIQDAIKFPDFIHAHKPEPDTEVPQASSAHDTFWDFIVNNQESAHMVMWVMSDRALPRSFRMMEGFGVHTFRWINKEGKATFVKFHWKPVLGVHSLVWDETQKIAGKDPDFNRKDIQSAIDCGDYPEFELGVQLLPEEDEFKFDFDVLDPTKIWPEEDIPVKIIGKMTLNKNVDNFFAEVEQVAFHPGNVVPGIDFTNDPLLQGRLFSYTDTQLIRLGGPNFHEIPINRPVVPFHNNQRDGYHRMTINTSKVSYHANSMANNTPKTIPESEGGYAHYQETVHGSKIRERSDSFKDHFSQAAMFYNSMSEVEKQHIIEAFKFELAKVKCMDIRQQVVDMFGSINTDMMTQVAQFIGVNPPKTQQSVYEKVSPALSQENTVKKADTLKIGIIVSNGFDVNEYENIVTALTTAKAKPEIIAQSLSPVQDSNGNNHIPIYTLLSTDPVLHDGIIVLLGDQGCDTFQADVKRYINETFIHYKPLAVSNSASSLLNPKMKGQTGVTIIDNTNVQKMIDDISMHRHWKREVAL from the coding sequence ATGGATAACAAGAAGCAAGAGCAACTAGAACAGTTTAAAGTTGATGACAGTGACAAAGTTCTCACTACCAATCACGGATTGCCTTTATCAGAAGATGAATTTTCTTTAAAAGCAGGGGAAAGAGGCCCTACTTTAATGGAGGATTTTCATTTTAGAGAAAAAATAACCCACTTTGATCATGAGAGAATTCCAGAACGAGTAGTCCACGCTAGAGGAACAGGGGTTCATGGTGAATTTACTCTTTATGAATCTATGGCCAACTATACAAAAGCAGGCTTTTTACAAGACCCCAATGTGAAGACACCTGTATTTGTAAGATTTTCCACAGTTGCTGGTTTTAGAGGTTCTGCAGATACGGTTCGAGATGTAAGAGGTTTTGCTGTTAAATTCTATACTCAAGAAGGCAATTACGATTTAGTTTCAAATAATATGCCTGTGTTTTTTATACAAGATGCCATAAAGTTTCCAGATTTTATCCATGCTCATAAACCTGAGCCAGATACGGAAGTTCCTCAAGCTTCAAGTGCTCATGACACTTTTTGGGATTTTATTGTAAACAATCAAGAGTCTGCTCATATGGTTATGTGGGTTATGTCTGATCGCGCTTTACCAAGAAGTTTTCGTATGATGGAAGGCTTTGGCGTCCATACCTTCAGATGGATTAACAAAGAGGGAAAGGCCACTTTTGTCAAATTTCATTGGAAGCCTGTTTTAGGTGTACATTCACTGGTGTGGGATGAAACGCAAAAAATAGCGGGCAAAGATCCAGATTTTAATCGTAAAGATATTCAATCAGCTATTGACTGCGGAGATTATCCAGAGTTTGAGTTAGGCGTTCAACTCCTTCCTGAAGAAGATGAATTTAAGTTTGATTTTGATGTATTAGATCCTACAAAGATTTGGCCAGAAGAGGACATCCCAGTAAAAATCATTGGAAAAATGACTCTCAATAAAAATGTAGACAATTTCTTCGCTGAAGTAGAGCAAGTTGCTTTTCATCCTGGGAATGTAGTTCCGGGGATTGATTTTACCAACGATCCTTTACTTCAGGGCAGATTGTTCTCTTATACGGATACCCAGTTAATACGACTTGGAGGCCCAAACTTCCATGAAATTCCTATTAATCGCCCTGTAGTTCCTTTCCACAATAATCAAAGAGATGGATACCACAGAATGACAATTAATACAAGCAAGGTGAGCTATCATGCAAATTCTATGGCAAATAATACGCCAAAAACGATCCCTGAAAGTGAAGGGGGCTATGCCCATTATCAAGAGACGGTTCACGGAAGCAAAATCAGGGAGAGAAGTGACAGCTTTAAAGATCATTTCTCTCAGGCCGCAATGTTTTACAACAGCATGAGTGAAGTTGAGAAACAGCATATTATTGAAGCCTTTAAATTTGAGCTTGCTAAAGTAAAATGCATGGATATTAGGCAACAGGTAGTTGATATGTTTGGAAGCATCAATACGGACATGATGACACAAGTAGCTCAGTTTATTGGGGTAAATCCTCCAAAAACACAACAATCTGTTTATGAAAAAGTATCTCCAGCTCTTAGCCAAGAAAATACAGTGAAAAAGGCAGACACTTTAAAAATAGGAATCATTGTATCGAATGGATTTGATGTAAACGAATATGAAAACATTGTAACTGCCTTAACGACTGCAAAAGCCAAACCTGAGATTATAGCTCAGTCCCTTAGTCCTGTACAGGACAGCAATGGAAATAATCACATACCCATTTATACTCTATTGTCAACGGATCCAGTTCTTCACGATGGAATCATTGTACTTTTAGGAGATCAAGGCTGTGATACTTTCCAGGCTGATGTAAAGAGATATATTAATGAAACCTTTATACATTACAAGCCACTAGCTGTTTCAAATTCTGCTTCTAGTCTATTAAATCCTAAAATGAAAGGCCAAACAGGAGTTACTATAATAGACAATACGAATGTACAAAAGATGATTGATGATATCTCAATGCATAGACACTGGAAAAGGGAAGTAGCACTTTAA
- a CDS encoding DUF441 domain-containing protein, with translation MESNIILFAILGISLLGKANSVAIASCLLLLIKLLSLDKYLFPTIESYGMSIGLVLLIAAILIPIASGEINLGNIKNVFTSWIGIIAMLISLFTTYLSGLGVQYLTVQGHGNIMPSLIFGAVIAASFLGGVPVGPLITSGMLAFVLKLIHK, from the coding sequence CTGGAATCGAATATTATTTTGTTTGCCATTCTTGGCATTTCACTTTTAGGTAAGGCCAATTCTGTAGCTATTGCATCCTGTTTGTTGTTATTGATTAAGCTTTTAAGCTTAGATAAATATCTTTTCCCAACTATAGAAAGTTACGGGATGTCTATAGGATTAGTGCTATTAATTGCAGCTATTCTAATTCCCATTGCTAGTGGGGAAATTAATTTAGGGAATATTAAAAATGTGTTTACATCGTGGATTGGCATTATTGCAATGCTGATTTCACTTTTTACTACATATTTAAGTGGCTTAGGTGTACAGTACCTAACAGTGCAGGGCCATGGAAATATTATGCCTTCTTTAATCTTTGGAGCAGTAATAGCAGCGTCCTTTTTAGGAGGGGTCCCCGTGGGACCGTTGATTACTTCGGGTATGTTGGCCTTTGTATTGAAACTAATTCATAAGTAA